ACACATTTGGGTGCACAATCTAAATGTAGCCCGAGAATGATTCACTGGAGTATAGTGCAAGTTCTGAGGAATGTTTCGCTGCACGAagcagtcccacttttctgcaaCAACAATGTAATACTCTTGGAAGCGTGTCAATCATTTCACAGTGCTCCTCGTCACCTACGATTTGAATTATGTAGTTGACACCTTCAGCTTTTCACTTTCTTCCATGCATTTTGTCACGGTGTGCTTATGTGATCACAACTGACGGCCACTAAATTTAGAGTTCTCCCGGGGAAATCTGAAATGTTTTTAAGATTTTATAGGATTGATTTGAAAACGCATAACAATAGGTATAACACAAATAAAACAGATAAACATTATGATTTATAAACACTACTAACATGAAACAATTTATGCGACGGAGAATGCAGTACAGAGAAATCCCGATAGTTCGAAATCTATTCATTTGAATTAATGGATAATTCGAGCTGCTCTGTGGGTCCCAGCAAAGTCGTATGTATTTGAATCGAGAAAAGCTCCCATGAATTTGAACTAAAATCACCATGTAACAATTATTTCAGACAAATCTATGCCAAAGGTGAAAGTTCAATGCATCACTAGCTACCGCAATGTTGTGTGCCTTAAAAATGACGAGGAAAGGTGTTTGGGAAGCTGAGGCAGAACCAGAGCATGCACGTCCTGCTTCTCCATCCAGCTTAATAGAATGAGGAAGGAGCCTTCAGTGTGTGGTTGATAACATTACTGCGCACTCACCTATGCCTCCCCACTCCTAGCACGTGTTCAATCACGTCATCGCTAACATTGGGCACGTGGGAGTACGGCACGCGTCAAGCAcccatccttcttggctcaccctcgcatgtttCCTCTCGCACCCACAGCAAACACCGTGCTAGGCGCTATCTTATCGCCCTGTGACTTTTtagtattatttattatttacagcaTACTGCAGGCCCTAAATGGGTCCTAGCAGGAGGGACAAAACAGAAAGAGAACGACACAAACAACTGAAAGAAGCACAGCAAATTACATTACAGTAAGGAGAATTTATAAACAATGACACATAGCAGCAACAGAAAACAATAACTTTGCAACTGTCAATAAGCAATTTTGTCAAAGGCGGAACTTCGGCTTCTTCCAGCACATGTCACATACCAATGGAGGAAAGATATGACTTCTTCAATGTGAGCCCAGTGACGGTTTTGTATGCTGTACCACACAACTGATTGGGCGTTATCCTTAAAGGTGCTCTCCTTTCTTTGAATTCTGTTTCATTCAAGTAAATTTTTAGCCACCTTGGAGTTGGAGATTCTACAGTACTTACATTTTCTAACTGAACCATGCACATTCAATACAATGTTTGACTCTAAATGATGCAAAAATTGTATGGGTTAGCAAGGTAGCAGCAGTAGTGGTTGACACAAGCACAGCCTCGTCGACTGTGGCTATTCGCTGTCTGCATCAAAAGGACCAAGACGACGTATGATGCTCTTCGAGGGAAGAATGTTGATGAGAAGTGTATGCACAGCGAAGTACGACACGTGTCTAAGCACATTTGTGGTTTCATACGCAATGGCACAGGTTGTCTCTATACAGCCATAAATATATCTGTCAAGGAAACGATGACGAACGCTGAACCTCAGGGAAGAAACAAAAATGCTTTGCTTTAGAAAGAAGAATGCTTGCTATTCAGGGGGCAAAAGCGTCTCCATTAGCAAATTTGGGTGAAGCACTCACCACGTCAGTGACTCCTGCTGCAGCGAAAAGGACGAGGGCAGAAGTGTAGCCCTCGGTCACCACCAAGTAGCCGAGGACGGGGCTGGAGCAGAGCCGCGCCAGTGAGAGGGCGTTAGGTATGGTCATGACGTTCTCGCGCTGCCGCCATCGAGTTTTCGCATGGGTGAGGAGACAGGAAGGGGCACAGGGGAGAAACAGCAGGTGATGGACGAGAATCATCAGTGAGCAGGGAACGTGTTCATTAAGTGAATTGGTATTCACACTGAAAATCTGCAGATGGGCTACAACGGGTTGCGGCAGTGCAAGATATTCACACCGAGCAGGGTTAACGTGGCTACGCAACTGTTCTCGATTGTGGTAAATTAGCTTGCTTAGCTGCTAGACAATCCTTTCCTGAACATCTGAGCCAAACATTACTCCTGTACATTTATGCTTGCAATAAACGGTGCTTTATAATGTGAAATGTAATGACCAACTTTTTAACACTGAATAGTAAGATGCGAACACCGTTTCATATTAATGGTGCAAAatgctgttcattatttgaaaagtATTTGACATTCCATTTGATTCCCGCACTATTTGATTACTCTTTAgactatttgcacacccctagcaTATATCTGCCACAAATTATTCAACTTCAGATAATTCAAACAAAACTGCAGCCCTTACTCATTAGAAGTCCACTGCAAGCATGTGCACCCTTGATATTTTAATTGTACTTCGCTGTCACATACGCGATTTgtgtgcgctttctttttttttaattcttttttgtgACACTTGCCACATGTTTACAGCCTGTTAACCAAGGCTCCAAGACCACCATTAGCAGATTCAATCTATCACTAACCTGAAACAAGGTCCCTCTTGAAACAAACGTCCTTCACACAGAAAATACATTGGCACAAGCATCGCTATAAAAACAAaccggaaaagaaaaaaacagcgccacAGTACTGAGCGTAATGGTACGTCATTCTGCCGTGTACGAAATGCTCCACCACGTCTCGTGTATTTGCAAAGGCTCGAGCACAGAAACAGGCATGAGGAAATAAAagtagcattgccatttgttgggcgtgttggtaaattgaaagcatatttagcgccagcaaacaaggacggaagggagacgacaacacaatgcgctaacttcaacaacttgatttttagGAAGTACAAATAAAAGGAACAACacaatagggagttttagaataggggccccaatattttggggccccaaagagctttgcgggtgttagcgttggggcacgcaggagtgaagagttttagaatagggctttgcgttggcagatagcgtcttgcgctgacagcgccactacggcgtctaagaaaaacgattaaaaataattaaataaaatataccatcttatgatatgaatagtaattttgacttgcgtgtattcgcgtttaattacaatttagaggttattcttcaagcagcaaacaattagttgtgcttagtttggagcaacaaaaccacctttacgtgccttcaccagccaagcttagccgtgttaggcctacgagccataaaatccacactcgaattcggaatcagcggcgtctaatgaatcattcttgataacacacgctagttgagagaaagcgataactgcagtcacttctcctagcttgcgaacttcacacattaccgcgaatcgaacccagtttggtgctaggttagagccgtcgcttcgatgggtgccgccatgtttgttgacgcaaagcttttgggaacgctatttgagctcccgctaaatcggtgaaatagcgttcccaacgcaaaacccaaacgcagtttgcgtctcgcgcatgcgcagtggcttcgacgctatttctttggggccccaaaacgtttggggcccctattctaaaactctctaataacccTGCTGTAGCAGCACGTCTTGGCAAAATCCCGAGGCGCGTATTCGCGCTCAGGTAACCACCGCTCGCCGCAAACCAGAGATGAGAGAACCGAAACTAACACGAAGAAGTAACAAAGAAAGACCCCAGCACCAGAGGAAACGGACACAGCACAACGCCCTACCAGATGCCCCATGCGCTCGGTCACGATCCGCTTGGTCTGCTCGACGTTCTCGGTGACTTTCTCGCGCGTGGCTCGCAGCGAGCGCCCGGTCTTCGCCAGCGACTCGCGAGTGCGCTGAACGCGCGTCCGGGTCCGCAGAAAGTCGGGCCTTGTCGCCACCGGCTCCTCGGCGCCGCGATCCCCGCCGCCTCCGGCACCCGTCGAGATGCACGACACGCGCCACACACAGTTCGTCGCCGGCGACAGACAAGGCGCCACATCGAGCGCAGCTGCGGTGATCCCAACGCTCGCTGTGTCGGCGCGGGCCGGGGCGGGGACGCGCCGTAGTTGCGTCCGCAGCGGCAGGCCACCACGCCGCGACCACAGTCTGAGCGCCATGTGGAGGAGACGGCCGTCGACGAGCCGTTTGCCGGCGCCTGGGAGGGAGTGGTTGTTGACGAAACGGCCGTCGTCACGCCgtgtttgttttgtgtgtgtcgGGACACCTCGAGGGACGGCACGGCACAAATGTGTCGGAGGGCGCCTACGGAACCGTCGTAAGCTCACTGCACAAAATCCGGCGAAGGTTCGTTGCGAAGTGACGAGTTGAGAAGCTCGAAGAAGCCAGCGTGGAGTAATTAAAGTGAGCACATGGAGCGTCAACACCGCCGACACACTAATTCGGGACGTTCGGGACCACAACAACCGCCATGATGAATGGCGGGCTATTGGATTCGGATTGCCTTGGCTGCACAGAACTCTTCTTACAGCTCAAATATACACATTTATATATATTAAAATTTTGAATTAAAAGTGTTCAGCTATATAAATTAGTTGCAAAGCAATTTACATACAACGTGCACAGTGAGAATGTGAAATTTTAATTTCCCTCGAGAAGCCAGTTATTGAGTCATCGGAAGCCAAGGGCCAGTTGTTTTCGAGTCTGGCTTCAGATGGCACCGGTGTCACGTCGTCTGCAGTAACGAAGCAGCGGAGTCAGCTGCTACAGCTGCCACGCGCTTCAGGATAACCACATTCCAAGCCCTGGCCGCTTCCTGACGTAGCGCTGCGTGACGAAACACACGTCGAACAGCCACCACGACCGCGCCAGCTCGCCACGCCAACGGCCTCACCATGCGCGTAACGGTACGTACTTACGCCGTCTTCGCATCAACGACACGAACCGCGTCGCGTCCACTGCGGAGCGGACGGGTTTTGCGTTGGTCGCCGGACCGGTGGCGAAAATGTAAAGCACAGCGGCCGCCGCTCCTGTTTCACCGGCACCCTTTCGCATCCCTTCGATGCAGTTAGGGGGCCCGTTTCTGGGGGCCCACAACGCACAGCCGAGAGCGCTAATCCGCGCGCGCAGATGAAAGCGCGCTCTCGAAACCCATTTCACTCTCCATTCATTCTCGAGGCCGGCCCGGGCGGCTAGTTGATACTCAAGCGTGCTCGCTGCAATTTGGCATCATTGATGTAAATTTAATCGTTGTTTATGTTAGTACACACTGTTCCTTGTGTGGTTATGACGATTACCACCGTTGATTCCATCGTTCAGGTCGCGAACTTGCGTGACCAATGCCGCCGATAGAGGATCGGGAGGTCGGGAGGGGTCGGCGTTTTTATATGAATGAGTGAACGTGAGTAAAATAAAGTAATAGAAGTGGTGATGCTTTTTTTTACGACGGTGCAGGTAGCAGCGAGTTGGAGAGATCAATAGGTCTGATAGGCAGATTTCGCAATGGGGCCGCAAATGACCAGTGGACATCCCAGGGTCAGCCAGTTTCCGACATTTGGTTGCCCATCGGAAATCCATAGAAATCCAGTATGCTCTAGAAAACGCCACCCGTCGAATGTCCCGACGGCTGTCGGAATCGAGCGTTCGGACGTTATAGAGACATGCGAAGCCATGCACTGGGCCTTTTTAATACGTCCCTCGGATATTAAAACACGTAATTTTCTCTTGAAACGCCAAGGAAATGTTAAAATacgtgttttgctttttcttgggACATCCGAAGGACGTCGTCCATTAGATGCAGCACTCATGATGTTTGACACGTCCACCGGATATCCATGTTTGCGGGTATTCAAAGCGCACGCGCAACACACTGATCGGCGTGATTGCTACGCATTGCGACCACATTAGACATAATTGTGCAATGCGTAGCATGCAACGTGTGCCGAATGGCGTGATTTTGGAGCGCAAGAGATACCGAAAAGGAAACATTTCCAGACACAGAATGAGCAGAAAGAATGACGGCGCTATACACTCTTTAACTGTTTATTAATTAAGCACAAGGCTTGTTACACATATATTACGCACACACTCGATACCACGGGGCGGCAAAGAGCGAAGGACAAGTAATCTTGTATGCGACAAACCTATGGCAATTTCATTTCCGCATCATATAACGAAACAGGTGTTTGACCGATATGAATATGATGTGACTGTAGCGGTTTTATCTTTACTCCTGCCCAGGATCCTTAGCTCCAAGAAACCCGTTTCAGGTGTAGAGCAGCACGATCTGCAATGCGCATAAAAATGCGCGCTCATatccttttatatattgttggCGCGTTCCCTCATTCGGTCGTTCACGCAACGGCCGGTCTTTTCGGCAACTCAGCGGTACCTGGTGTAGACCAGTCCATTACGTAGGACACTGCGCGTATCGTTGTGCGTGCTTGGCTTTGCATCTTTCCACGGAACGTCGCGGATTCGGAGGCATAGGCGGGTCAGTTTGCTTGGGGCGGAAAACAACCTGCATCGCCACCTTCTTGGAGGTAGTGGATCACCTTGTGTAAATAAGGTACCATGTACCTGTGCCTTTCTTCGGGTACCCTGATCACCCACCTTGGGATTATTGCGACGTTTGAGCTTCTGCAGCAAGGTTTCCGCCACCTGAGGTGATAGCAAACGAGGGAATCCGGCATTTAAAAGCCGCTGGACCTGATGTTGACCTGACTCGAGCTGGTGGACCTTCCAAGCGCGCACCCTAGGCACAACCTCGCGATAGCTCTTTTAGCAAGTTTAGAGTAGGCAGAGTCGTAGAGCAACAGTCGTCTTCTCGCGAGCACGGTAACAGCGCTATGCAGACATGTTCACGTGAAAACCTGATGTTTGAATCTAAAAACGGCAACTCATTATTAACCGGATGATCATGCGTAAAAAGATAGCCATCGCCGTGGACTTCAGAAAGATTCAAAGCCTTGTTAATTTTGTTGTGGCTAGTTAAAGAATACTGTTGGTCCATCGTAATTAAAAAGtcgtctacgtatctaaaaacttCTTTAAGATACATAGTGTGTACAAACGCGCACGTGACCGCATGACAGTAGACTGCTCACTTCCCGCCTTCAAGGCCGTCTACCTAGCACGAGTGGAGTATTCGGCTAATTATAGTCTTGAAGGTCAATACTATCAGAAAACACACCAAGCACGGTGTGTGCATGAGGTGGAGGTATGTAGCTTTGTTCTGTAATTGGAACATATCAGCAGACATATATGTGGGCCGAGAAGGTGCGGGCGCGATGTCCTGAGATGTCCCTAGTACCATAACCTAAAATTTTGCGTACATTTAGAGAGAGCACCCGTCCGAGAATGAGACGCACGGCCAACTACCAGGCCGTCTGCTGATACACGCTTGCAAAAAATTTCGGATGCTGATTCCACATCCCAATCTTCTCGGCAATGACGCGTTTTCCGGACCTTGCCGAGTGGGACGTAGCTGGGAGATTTACTGGACTTCTTCAGTTGAATGTCGGACGTGTGTATCTCTTAGTGATGtttatcagactttttgtgtCCTTTGGGGACTTGCCAGCCGACTGTGGAAGTGCTGCTGCACAGCACGCTATCAGGAAGAGACAAGTAACGCTAAATATAGTCGTACATCAACACTTAAATTCGTTTGAGTGAGACCGAGAAAAAGCATACCTCCGTGCAGTGTACGCTGTCGGATAGCCTAGCGATGACGTCGGTAGGATATACACGGAATGAAATTTATCGGCTGGTCTTATTTAACGGCCCAAAATGCTATGTCCCTTGTTTCTCCACAGAACTTTATGTATTGGACGTAATTGTTCGAATGTTATCCGGATATTGTTACGTCCCGTACCGCACTTGGACGTTTGGTTAAATATCGTGTAACTTTGCGTATGACGTCATTAGCAACGTCGTTACTTTGCCTTtatacttccgggtttccaggaatttcgccgaagtcatgctcacgtggcgggtccctaaagtctacgattctgtgctttagtGTGCGGTAATCACTGATTTCTAATTTATTCTATCTATTCGAGGCACTTCAGAAACTCAACTTGTAACTGAACTTATGCTTCGATATTATATCTATAATGAAAGCCGTGAATCTTGTACTGTACtatatttttcttatttatctttaatttcgtccccggtcgtctgagggggtgaaccggaagtgctgcgcaagaaacgaGCGTCattcgatgctcgtgccactaataaaCACAGGCGTACAAATTAATGGTTCAGAATTTTACTCGCACGCGTAGCTAGGTTTTACGTGCAGGTCACGTGTGCACCAACCGTTACCGCCTTTCTTAAGTGCCAGACAAGACATCGCGCTTATCTTGAGTTCGAAAGGAAAGGATCGACCAGAGGAAACTAGGTGCATATGTCTCAACGTAATGTAATGACGAAACGAGGAAATTTTGATAAAGAAGGCTCGTTGATCACCTTCCAACTCGTAAACGTTACGCAGTCCCTCTTGCGAACTTTCTCGCGTTCGCATTTCACTGTGTGCGTACGCGCACGAAAATCTGCCATTATATTTCAAGGATCGCACAGCGTAGTACTCGACTTGATCGCCGCAAGTTTTCTTCGAAAGTGCAGTGACCGCGCTGCGAAGAATTTCGATTGACAAAAAGAATTAACTTGAGCGGGCAAGGACACTCGCGGGAGTATAGTACGCCTCTGTGTGTCACGCCTTCAATTATCTCTCGGTAagctatggacgtcagactccggagttttgcaagacacgtagcgccacctgccgttgcgaagaggcagtaattgagtagtgcgaagcccgactcccttgctaagttgcctatgcagatagcaactgcgaaacaacgatttaactagattttggtccatattgcgagtgttttgcgcatttaacacccaggcagagagctatgaatttctacgctagtcggacgcgccgccgaagtgccataaagcgcttgctggctcactcttcaaactgatggcggaagcgacggcaaccacgatagctccgcgcgctacgaagaaacgccgcaatcaacgctactgttgtgttgtaaatcgccatgaacgtgaagggcaagataacaacgttcagttttaccgatttccattgcgatcgtatgaattggaaaggcgagagcgctggatacgggccgttcaacctgttggttaatcggattacttgcattccccacaacacagcggctcgcatgagaaagtgcgacaattttgttattctgtaattgtgttgcgtggccctgacggaggaccgtggtaaccatgcgaaaactcaagcatctgcagccgccacttcgttagtaacagaaaaaacaacgttgcgaaccatcctgcttatgtaccatcgatatctccaccttttaacagacgtccgcgtccgcttgactcaacaagtggaacggggagatttggcaggtcagcgtaaccaaacattttggttcgtttatgaattcaaaatcctgttctagagcatcgtcgtatcgcgagcacatttctactttcggtattttgcatgtcctgcgccgatacaacaagcacgcttcgcaatgtactgagcctgctcgactgcgtttttcaaatgtgagcaatgaagttgctgtataggagcactggatgagtaattgcgaggtaacgcatgtgtgtaaagaaaaaaaaaatgtcgcgtttatttacatttatttgtgcgcgcttgttgctcgaagcgtctgcgaaaagttcaaattaaggtactgagcgatgctgtagctcctgcgagaaagaaagatgcagcgcgtaggcactgtaggaagcttactttcgttatgagaGCTGTTCGCTGCCTTGGAAACCGTTTTCTgtctgctgccctggaaaagggtATTAaaagatttactctctgtaaataattgcgagacaaaacattacaataaaatacataaaaatataggagatacttaagtcttgtgttcaggacatattcaacatgaaccaatttgaaatccttagatttttatgctgatatgcctatagacaaacctgatgctctccgtacttgcgagttgcagcacgccgaaataacacttgagactttattttatattgtacacgtacttcgccctgctgagcttcctttccgaagcgtggattggcggaagaagttttccaggtccttgatttttaggaaaccgtgcctcaacacaaacgaaagagaagggtccattgtggtctatgcaccttcgcttgcggacagcttttcttgcactacccagttagcgccaaggctgcgatgggggcgctggtgacgggtttttccgcagcgccgcctgggcagagtctgaggtctatagacGTGCCGGGCCGGCTTCTTTGCAGCGATGCTCACGAGTTCCCAAGCTACCACCGCGGTCACATGCCTGTCGACACGCATgcggcagtgcgcatgcgcgaacagGAAGTTCACGCGCGGCGGAATTCCATCTCGGAGGAGCCGCACGAGTGCGTTCGCACCGCGCGATCAGGTCCGACTCGTTGGCCGACGCGGGAGCGCGGCGCACGCGCGTACAAAGGTCTTGAATCCGCGCACGTATATACCTTTCTCATATACGTTTCGTATACGTCACCCAGACCTCCGCGCAATCTGAAACGGCAGCTTGATCGCGCACCGGTTCGCGACCGGCGGCGATACCGAGCGCTTGCGAGATTGGAGTGCGGTCTCACTGACACGTTCACCTTGAAAATCGAAACGGGGAGAGTCGGAAAAGGCCGCGCAACGTTCACGGTTCGCCCGTGAATGCGCGTTTCCGcggtaaaacgaaaaaaaaaaaaaagcgagcactCGTTCGCCTTTGCAGTTTAGCGATGGAGTGTGACCAGCCAATATAGACCTTGACGCGAATAACCATTTGCTGCAGCAAATgtgacagagagaaagagagagggggaaaGAAGTCGGACAGAAGCTATGAATACGAGTCTGCGTATGCGAGTCCTTTCGTCTAGCAAGAAAGCGTGCACGCGCCGAACTTTCACTGGCTCGGTGTGCGCCGTTGTTTGACAGCGTGAGACCTGAACCTTTATTCTCGGGGAGCCGTGCGCCTGCATAGGCATCGGCGGAATGAGACTGTGTTGCGGCAGCTGCCTACTGAGAACTGTGAGCATTACTCgtgtgtgcttctttgttctttttaaaGCGATGTACACCACGTGTTGCTTTTTATGCGAAacactcttttcttctttttcttttattttacaaGTGGCATATCCAAGCGCCTGCGGTTTTTTATACGATAGGCTAGGCGGCCATTCGTAACGAGCAAAATTTCAACGATAATTTCGCGAATTAGCTAAAACGTGCTGATATATATTTTTCAAGTTACTAACTTTAGGGCCTACGTTGTAATAGCGATGTTGAAGCCGGAGAGTAGTTTGTCTGCTCTACCAGAAATCTAGGGCTAGCACCACTTCAGAGATATCTGTCTCCAAGATCTGCTAAAAAATGCGTCGGCCTTCAAGTTAAGACCGTCTCGAACTGTTAGAGGCACCCTATTAGGAAACTGTAAAGTGGAACTCGCATGTATTTCGTAGCACATTTTAAGATCACATACCTCAATAGTGGGGCTAGTTACAGGACTTTTGCTAAGCAGACATGGCAGTTGACTACTCCTCGGCTTCCAATACGCAGTGGAACGTGTGCCCTAACGTTAGTGATTAAAATAGTTAATTGGCATGTTTTAGTTTATCAGCGAGAATTCAATTTCAAGAAAAAATACtagtatcaagtttacaactccatgACTCTGCAGCACCAAAAGCAGATACCGCTATTCTGTAAGCTGCATCATGTAGAGAATATCAAGCGGGCAGATTTTATGCATGAAGGTACAGCTTACATGAAATCGGCACAATGTTTGCGAGCGTTTCACAAAAGTCCTACTAAAAAATTATCGGTAGTGTGCTGTATAGTGCATCATTTTTGTACGTTCTAGATGTGTTATTATAGGCGCAGTTTGCAGGATTCTGGTATTGATTTTTATTGCCGAGttagagttgtgaacttgataaTTGACTATTTTGATTATCCAAAATTTTCAgcaatttttctttaagatgACCTTGGTATAATACATTTACcatattttaactttttttttttaagtgccacAAACCGGATAAAAATCGGGGCATTGGGtgccgaaaaacaaaaaaaaagtggttacTCCGTTCTCTTGCATTCATATAGAAGCTGCTAAATTAAAGCCCCCTTTTATGATCGAGAGCCAAGCCATGAAAGGCGACGGATTGGTTCATATATATCGCAGCTGCCTTCGTTCGGCGATACGCTACGTCACTATAGTAACGGCACCGACCGGCCGTCA
The sequence above is drawn from the Dermacentor andersoni chromosome 7, qqDerAnde1_hic_scaffold, whole genome shotgun sequence genome and encodes:
- the CLS gene encoding cardiolipin synthase (CMP-forming); the encoded protein is MALRLWSRRGGLPLRTQLRRVPAPARADTASVGITAAALDVAPCLSPATNCVWRVSCISTGAGGGGDRGAEEPVATRPDFLRTRTRVQRTRESLAKTGRSLRATREKVTENVEQTKRIVTERMGHLRENVMTIPNALSLARLCSSPVLGYLVVTEGYTSALVLFAAAGVTDVLDGWVARSFPSQQSMLGTVVDPLADKCLVATLFLSLTVAGLIPVPLTALIVTRDITLVGCAGYLRFASLPAPKTFLRYFDVSLATVKFSPTSISKANTAVQLGLVAATLAAPVFGFVDHSALHAFWYLTASTTVLSGLTYLFTKDAYQFIRKDKS